In a genomic window of Homo sapiens chromosome 22, GRCh38.p14 Primary Assembly:
- the LOC124905139 gene encoding uncharacterized protein UNQ6126/PRO20091 gives MLPEQGPQPSTMPLWCLLAACTSLPRQAATMLEEAASPNEAVHASTSGSGALTDQTFTDLSAAEASSEEVPDFMEVPHSVHHKINCFFYLEKQLCQLPSPLCLSSLLTLKLKTTVPAPGRWWSFQPHKAFPLLVGTPGSWQSTIDPAWAAPSQPSPG, from the coding sequence ATGCTTCCAGAGCAAGGGCCCCAGCCTTCCACGATGCCGCTCTGGTGCCTCCTCGCCGCCTGCACCAGCCTCCCAAGGCAGGCAGCCACCATGCTGGAGGAAGCTGCTTCTCCCAACGAGGCTGTCCACGCATCAACATCAGGCAGTGGCGCACTCACTGATCAGACATTTACAGACCTCTCAGCTGCCGAGGCCTCCTCAGAGGAGGTTCCTGACTTCATGGAGGTGCCACACTCTGTTCACCATAAAATTAACTGCTTTTTCTACTTAGAAAAACAACTCTGCCAACTGCCGTCCCCACTGTGTCTAAGCAGCTTgcttactttaaaattaaaaacaacggTCCCAGCTCCTGGCAGGTGGTGGAGCTTCCAGCCTCACAAGGCATTCCCACTTCTGGTGGGCACTCCTGGAAGCTGGCAGAGCACAATCGATCCCGCGTGGGCGGCCCCCTCTCAGCCAAGCCCAGGGTGA